TCTTGGAACTGTGAAGCTCGATAGGGAAGTTGAGTTTAGGGTTTCAACGTTCATAGATATCGATGAGGAGTTGCATGGAGGTTACAACATGGTCAAGGAAGCCCTGATCTCGGGAGGTCTCGCGAAGTTCAGGAATTGGGATGAGTTGATAAGGGTAATAAGGGCCCATAAGGGGAGTAGGAGGCCGGTTTACGTTGGGTTCGATACTAATGCTCTTTACTTTAGGGTTCCATCTAGGCTTCTCTCAGATGAGCGTCTTAAGGAGAAGGGTAATCTCATAGTTGACTTTGTATACTCGGAGGAGGTTCAGAGGGAAGTTGGAGCTAAGCTTAACTCAAAGCTTCCCTACGATTCTAAATATGGAGATTACGCTAACCAACCAACCCCGCAGGCTAGGCTTGGTTGGCTTGGAAGTGTTGAGCTTGAAAACCTAAGGAAGGTGGGAGCGGAACCTGCCAAGTCAAGGGAGACGGTTAGGGGAGATACAAAGATAGCCCTCGACTACAAGGTCTTTGCCGAGGAGAAAGATGCCGATGTAATAGTAATTACGTTAGACGACGGAGCGTTTGGCGAAATGCAGGCCTTGGCGGGCAGTGGATTGATTCCCTTTAAGCTTGACTGGGAATTTAGCTTTGGCTCGACCTTAAAGGGTTCCTGGGAGGAGCTTAGGGATAGCGTATACACCTTAGCGGTGCTGTTGGGAGAACTTTCGTTGGGAAAATATAAGCTCAAGGGGATCTGGAGGGGCAAGAGCTCTAGAGATTGGATAGAAGAGAGGCTAATAGTTAAGAACTTCGACTATCCAAGGATATTAAAGATTAAAGGCTAGCTTAGGGCTGAAAGTAGCTTTTCCAGGAACATTTTCTCTGGGTAAGCCCCCTCGAATTGGACTTTATCCTCTCCATTTACCTGTATTACTATCTTTGGAACGGCCATGACGTTGTACTGATCGGCCCATTCTGGATACTCTATAGCTTCCACCATGTCTCCAAGGATCTTTCCTTTTCCAGCTTTTGTGTTCTCGATTGCGAACTTGTGGGCCATTCTAACGGCTAATGGACAGTATGGGCAGGTTGGCGTTACGAAGATCAATATCCTGACGTCTTTGTCTATCTTTGAAACCTCCTCCTTGCTATCCTGCATTAAATCGGTGTCTCCCTTGCTTACATCAACTATATCCTCAAGAAATGCTGCAAACTCGTGTCCAGCTGGAATTCCGAAGTATCTAACGCCGAAGTCCTTTCCATCCTGGGTTATTGTAGTTGCTGGGGCCCTGTCGATCCTGTACTTCTCAGCTAGCTCCTTTCCCTCGGGAGTGTCGAAGTCAACTATCTCATAGCTCAGCTTATCTGTCAGCTCTGAGAGCTCCTGAACTAATTGCTTAAGCTGATCACAGTATTGGCAGTGTTCTTTTCCTATGAAGACGATGAGCTTGACTGGGTTCACCATCTTTGAGAAGAACTCTTCCTTAATTATCCTCTTGTCCTCCTCACTTATTAGTCCCATTTCTATCCCCCCACTAAACGTTTATAATGTTCATTATCAAACTTAAAGTTGAATTAAACTCAGGTTTCCAACCGAAAGTTGAATGCACAATATATAAGCTTTGCGCCACACATCTGGGTAGGTGGTAAAGATGGAACCCGACATCTTTTACATCCTGGGAAACAAAGTTAGGAGGGATCTACTTTCCCACTTAACATGTACCGAATGTTATTTCAGCTTGTTGAGTAGCAGGGTTACCGTTTCATCGACGGCCGTAGCTAAGCATCTGAAAATAATGGAGAGGGAGGGGATTTTAGAGTCCTATGAGAAGGAGGAGAGGTTCATAGGGCCTACCAAGAAGTACTATAAGATTTCCGTAGCAAAGTCTTACGTTGTAACTTTAACCCCTGACATGTTCTGGTTTAAGGGGTTTGAGCTCGGGGAACCGAAGCTTGAAGATGTTAGGGTTGAACTTTCAAAGCTTGATAAAAGTCCTGAGGGGTTAAACAATCTTTTGTCTGAATTCTTGAAGGCCAACAGAGAACTTGAGAAGATATTAAAGGCTTTTATCTCCCTGGAAGCCTACAGAAATGAGCTTATCAAGAAGATAAAGGATGAATACCTTAAGAAAATTGGTGATATGACTCAACTGGCTATCCTTCATTACATCCTATTAAATGGTGAGGCGAGCGTGGAGGAGCTGAGTGATAGACTTAACCTAAAGGAGAGAGAGGTGAGGGAGAAGATAATCGAAATGGGTAGATTCGTACCGATAAAGTTAATAAACAACGAAAAGGTTCTCATCGACGAGGATAAAATTTTGAAGGGTGATTGGAATGCCGAAGAAAATCAGGGTTCTGGTGAATGAAGATAAGTGCTACCTCTGTGGTGGTTGTGTTGGTGTTTGTCCAACGTTGGCGATTCACGTTTCCTCGTCTTGGGAGTTCATAGAGGATAAGTGCATATCGTGCATGATCTGCATAAAGGCATGTCCCGTTGGGGCCTTAAGCTATGAGGAGGTGTCTCAATGAGGTACGACGTCGTCGTTGTTGGTTCTGGAGTTGCTGGGCCCATAGTTGCGAGGAACGTAGCTAAGGCCGGATTCTCAGTTTTGCTAGTTGATAAAAAGCCCGCTATAGGGGCCCCTAAGCAGTGTGCTGAGGGGTTAACTATTAACGCCTTTAAGCAATTCGATATACCCTATGATAAGAGGTTCATAAACAGGGAGATTTATGGGGCCAAGATATACTCGCCTAGTGGTTATACAGCTGAGCTCAGGTATAAGGAGGTCAGCGGGGTTATCCTGGAGAGGAAGGTTTTTGATAAAATGCTAGCTTACTATGCAGCTAAAGCGGGTGCTGAAGTTTTAGCTAGAACCGAGGTCGTTGATGTAATAAGGAGGGAAGGAAAGATAGTTGGCGTGAAGGCTAAGCATGAGGGCGAGCCTATGGAGATAGAAGCAAAGGTTATAGTTGCTGCTGATGGTGTGGAAAGTACTATAGCTAGGAAGGCCGGCATAGATACCTACGCCCCTCCCCACGAGTTTGACTCTGGCTACGAGTACGAGATGATAATAGAGGGCTTTGATCCGGACTTGATCCACCTATTCTTCGGAAATGAGGTAGCACCTAGGGGTTACGTTTGGGTCTTCCCAAAGGATGAAGACAGGGCTAACGTTGGTATCGGGATAAATTCCGACAATGAGAAGACGGCCAAGTATTACTTAGACAAGTGGCTTAAGGAGAATAATATACCGAGGAACAAGATCCTCGAGGTTAACGTTGGTTTAATCCCAGTTGGGGGCTTCGTAAAAGAGCTCGTGAAGGAGAACGTCCTTGTGGTTGGAGATGCTGCAAGGCAAGTAAATCCTATACACGGCGGTGGAATGGCCGAAGCTATGAAAGCTTCAACGATAGCCTCTAAGTGGATAATCAAGGCCCTTGAAGAGGAGAACCTTGAGCTACTCAAGAACTACAAGGAGGAGTGGTGGAAGACTGAGGGTCCTAGGATGGAAAAGCTACTGAGGCTAAGGAGGGCCATGGAGAAGCTTACGGATGAGGATCTTGACGTTTTCGTTCAGCTGGTAAGTGGAACAGACCTTGAGAAGATCGCTGGCGGTAACTACATCGAGGTAGTCAAAGCTTTGATGAAGCATCCAAAAGTTTTGATGAGCAGGAGAAGGCTCGAGATACTTAAGGCCCTACTATGAGATCCTCGAAGCTCGGCCCTATCGGTAACCTTCTCTTGTGCTCGCTTTTCTTTATCAATTCTTCAACACGTTCTACCAAGCTCAGCGGTATACCTAGGTCTTTGGCTATCTCCTCCTTCCCGATCTTAAGATCTATCATCCTCCAAAGTATCTCATCGAGAAGGTTATAGCTAATTCCAAGTTCGTCTTCATCCGTCTGGCCCTCCCAGAGTCCAGCGCTTGGTTTTTTCTTGACTATTCTCTCGGGGACTCCTATCCTCTTCGCTATCTCCCACACTTCGGTTTTGTAGAGATTTATTATTGGGGCATAGTCACTCGCTCCATCTCCCCATTTCGTGAAGTATCCAGTTAGAAACTCACTCCTGTTGCTAGTTCCTAGAACTATTCTCCCCAAAGAATTTGCGTGAGCGTAGAGCATTATCATCCTAGTTCTGGACATTATGTTCCCGAGTCCTTTCCTATCCAAGTTTAGCTCAAGGTTCTCCACAAATGAATCGACTATCGGCTTTATGTTTATCACTTTATACCCTATTCCCAATTTTTCAGCGACGAGCTTGGCATCTTCAACGTCTTTATTCTCAAAGTAGGGCATTATTAAACCGAGGACTTTCTCTTTCCCTAGGGCTTTAGTTGCTAGGTAAGCAACAGTTGCACTATCTACTCCTCCGCTTATTCCAATGACGACACCATTATTCCCCTTCTCCCTTATGAACTCTAGTATCCTTTCGATAACTTTGTCATAGTCTAATATCCTCATACCTCTGCTTCCCCCAGGAATTCTAAGATTGATACAAGCCTTTCATCCTTTACCTTCATTAAGATCTCGCTAACCTCTTCCCTTCCAATCTTCCCCTCTCTGTACATTGCTATCCTTCTTACCCCTTCGAAGAAGTCTTTAAGGCTGGGTATCGCAACCTTGAACATTGGCATGCTCTTATAAATTTCCTCGAACTTATCCTCGAGTATTAGCTCCCATATTAAATCTATTAAGCCGTCGAATGCAAGGTCAAAAACTTCCGTATCAATACCCTCAATTAAGGAATAGAGGGATTCCTGGATTGCGGCCTCATAGTTTTCCTCATCTTCAAAAATCTCTTTAAAAACGAGGTGTATCTGGGCTTTTATCTCTCTATTGGTCACGTGTGGAAGTAAACCGGCTAGGATCTCTTTAGCTTTATCCCTATCCCCATTTTCAAACGTTATATACGCCCTATAAACTTCAGCTTGATGAAGCTTCTCAACGTTATTACTCTCTTTAAACGCTTTGACGGCCTCGTTTATAGCTTCCAGGGCCTTATCGTATTCCTGTAGTTCGTCATGAATTGTTGCTATCCCATAATAAATTTCCCCTATATGCTCTTTCTCTTTTATTAAATCCGTCTTTAGGAGTTCCCTGTAAATATCCAATGCCTTTTCGGGATAGCCTAGGAGGGAATACAGATCTGCGAGGTGCATTAGCCCTTCATACCCTTTCTCTTTTGCTATACCTTCGAACTCTTCGAGCTTATCGATTCCGAAGAATTCTGCATAATAGTAGACGACGAGCTTTAGTAACTCTATATCCTCCTTTTCCTTTGCCACTGATTCGGCAACCTCTAAGATTTCTTTTAGTTCCTCATCACTTAGGTTGTCTATCTCTTTGCTGAGAGCATCCTTTGCCTTTTCAAGGTCACCTTTCTTTAAGAGCCCTATTATCTCTTCAGCTTCCATTCTCCTTCCCGCTAATCTTAAATTTCAAGGAACTTAAATATGTTGGGATGAGGGATGGAAGATTCAAAGATTGCCCTTATCAAGAAACCAGCGGATTTTGATATTGCTAGGGCCATTTCGTTGATTTCATCTAGTTCAACTGGAGGGATCGTGATATTCCTGGGAAAAGTTAGGGATGAAAACTTTGGTAGAAGGGTAAAGAGGCTTATATATGAAGCCTACGAGGAGATGGCCCTCAAGGAAATGGAGAAAATTAGGAAGGAAGCGTTAAGTAAGTTCCCAATTATAGACGCTTTGATATGGCATAGGGTCGGAGAATTGGAAATAGGCGAGAATACTATTCTTGTCATTGCATCTTCTAAGCATAGAAGGGAAGCTTTTGAAGCCTGTATTTGGATGGTTGATGAGGTTAAGAAGCGTGTTCCTATCTGGAAGAGGGAAATAACGGAGGAAGGAGAATATTGGATCGAGGGAGATAAAGCAGTTCCTGCCGGAAAAATATAGGTTCTCGTTAATTTTTTAATTACTACTTTTAATTGTAAGCAAAATCCGTATAGAAAAAGTTAATATAATTCCTGAGTAATTTCCTATTTTGGTGAACTCCGTGGAGAAGACGAGGGTTATTGTTGCAGATGAGGTATCATTTGGGAGGGCTAAGATCGTTACCGTCTCCAAGCCTCCATGGACGTCAAAGTTTCACAAGGGGAAGCTTGAGAGGATAATCCTTCTAATAGGAAGGGGAAAAGGAAAATTTTCTGAGGTGGAGGGTATACCAAGGAGCATAGGGTGTCTTGGAAATAATAGGTTAACGCTCTATCGTGAGAAATTGCCTATTTCAAAGTTTAAAGAGGTCATAGACGAATTTAGCATGCTCAATCCCAATGGCGAAGTTTACATAACAAATTATGATGACATCAAAGATGCCGTAGAACTAGCTGAGTATTCGGCCAAGAAAGGGCTTGATACGTACTTAATAGCCCTCTCCGTTGACGTTCCTAACGTTCCAAAAGATAGGAAGTTTAAACTTGTTGGGGAATACTTTTACCAGGAGCTTGATGATTCTATTGATGACGTTGATATTCTCCTGATAGTCGCCAATTATACCCAGTACAGGAAATTACTGGATGATGGCCTAAGATTCTCGGGTGAAGTTTGGGTTGATCTACTTTACCCTGGTTCACTTAAGTTCCTCGACTTTAACCCCATAGAGGTCAGAAAAATATTGAATCCGAGTTCTATAACTTATAGCCCCTGTATGTCCGGTTTGGTAGCAATAAGTCCAGAGGGCTTTGCGACTCCATGTCCATTACTTAGGAAGTTTATAGTCGGCGATGTCACTAAGGAGAGTCTAAAGACGATAGTTAAAAAACAGAGACTGAGGAAGTTCTGGAAGCTTACCAAGGACAAAATAGAAACTTGCAAAAGATGTTCCTTCAGGTATATGTGCCATGATTGTAGGGCCTTAGAATATCAAGCAACGGGAGAATTATTTGGTGTAGAATTTTGTCCACTTCTAGATGCCCTTTGATATTTCCTGTTCTCTTTTGTTGCTCAAGCAAAATCTTTATATTTCTCTTGTCCAAACTTCAACTTGATTAAGCTTACTTGAGGTGAGGATTATGGCTTACCAACCAGTTAGGAGAGTTAAAAGTGGTATTCCAGGGTTTGATGAATTGATTGAGGGAGGTTTTCCAGAAGGAACTACCGTCCTACTCACCGGTGGAACTGGGACAGGTAAAACGACCTTTGCCGCTCAATTCATTTACAAGGGTGCCGAGGAATATGGGGAGCCAGGAGTCTTTGTAACTCTAGAAGAAAGGGCTAGAGATTTAAGAAGGGAAATGGCATCATTCGGGTGGGATTTTGAGAAGTACGAAAAGGAAGGAAAAATAGCGATTGTTGATGGTGTTAGCTCCGTAGTGGGATTACCCAGTGAGGAAAAGTTTGTCCTTGAGGATAGATTTAATGTGGATAACTTTTTGAGGTACATATACAGGGTTGTGAAGGCGATAAATGCAAAGAGATTAGTTATAGATTCGATACCTTCGATAGCTCTAAGGTTAGAAGAGGAGAGGAAAATAAGGGAAGTACTGCTTAAATTAAATACGATTCTCCTTGAAATGGGTGTTACAACGATCTTAACTACTGAAGCTCCCGATCCTCAGCATGGTAAGCTAAGTAGGTATGGAATTGAGGAGTTCATAGCAAGGGGAGTAATTGTACTGGATCTCCAGGAAAAGAACATTGAGTTGAAGAGATACGTTTTAATAAGGAAGATGCGTGAGACGAGGCATTCTATGAAGAAGTATCCATTTGAGATAGGGCCGAATGGTATCGTCGTGTATCCGAGCGGAGAGATATACTAAGGGTGAGAGGTTATGGAAGAACCCATTGAGGAAAAGATCGAAAGGACAGTTGAGAGAGTCCCGACGGGAATAATAGATGAACTAATAAATGGAGGTATTCCTAGGGGAAGCGTCGTCTTAGTTATCGGTGACCCTAAAGCTGGTAAAAGCACCTTCTTAACTCAGTTCGTTTATAATCAGATAAAACTTGGTGTACCTGTCATAGGAGTTTTGGTTGACATATCTAAATACGAGTTCATAAGCAATGCCCTAGAGTTTGGATGGGAATTCACTCCATACTTAGATGATAAAATAATCCTTTTGGATGCTTACACTCAAAGGCTTAGGAAAGCTCCAAAGTTTTCATTCGAGGAAACTATAGTTGGGGATTTGAGCAATACCGTGAACCTGCTCGATGCGATTAAGGATACTACATTAAAGATATTATCAAGCGTTAAGACTGATGGAGTTGTCGGGTTCATATCTTCAATGACGCCGATATTTTTCGAGACTTCAAAGAAAGAAATTTATAAGTTCCTGGAAGATTTAAGGGAGTTTGCCCATAGGAATAGGCAGGTTTGGGTTTTAGAGATGAATTCTGGGATTGAGGAACCATACGTTGAGACAATGGTTAAGGCCATAGTGGATGGAATAATAGAGTTAAGGCTTGTTGAGGAAGGAAAGACCCTGAAGAGATATCTCAGAATATATGGAATGAGGAGAACAGCTCACAGATTGGATTGGATAGAGTATTCAATAACATCTCAAGGCATTAAGCTAATCCTGTAAAATAAAGTCAAACTATTTCTAATGCTTATAGTAAAATATTTAAGGAGTGCATGGCATATTCTAAATCATGAGGCGAGATGTTATTTACTTGCTCGCATCCTTGCTCTTCTTAATCCTCTCAAATTTTGCTTCAAACGTTGAACCAAAAAGTATCTTGGAAGCCTCAGAGGGAGATCTTGTGGAATTTTCTGGAGTTTGCGGGTACTCATCGGGAGACTTCAGCATATTAACCGATGGAAAAATTTCGATACCAGTTTATGAGGGCTTGGAGGTTGGTAAAGTTTACAAAATTGTTGGAGTCTATAGAAATGGTGGAATAAAGCCTAGAAAAATCGAGAATGGGAGTTTAGAACTTGAGATAATTCGAGGGGCATATTGGGTTGATTACTCTCCTTCGATACTTACCCCTAAAAGGGTTTACCTTAAATATGAGCTGGAGAACGTTTCTCCGGGAGATATAGTTGAGGTCAGGGGCGTGTTCTTCGGAAGTAAATTAGTTCCAGTTGAGTACAGAAAGTTAGGAAGAATTAGGGAAGCGAGAGATGGTTACCCTCTTGAAATCGAGGGTTTAGTGGTTAAAGGAGGAAATCCAGCTTATGTAATCTGGAATGACAAGAAAATAAAGGTTTACCTTAGGAACAATCAAACCTTAGTTAAGGGGGACTTCGTTAAACTAATTGGGATAGTTAGAGTTTATGGG
This Pyrococcus horikoshii OT3 DNA region includes the following protein-coding sequences:
- a CDS encoding protein disulfide oxidoreductase is translated as MGLISEEDKRIIKEEFFSKMVNPVKLIVFIGKEHCQYCDQLKQLVQELSELTDKLSYEIVDFDTPEGKELAEKYRIDRAPATTITQDGKDFGVRYFGIPAGHEFAAFLEDIVDVSKGDTDLMQDSKEEVSKIDKDVRILIFVTPTCPYCPLAVRMAHKFAIENTKAGKGKILGDMVEAIEYPEWADQYNVMAVPKIVIQVNGEDKVQFEGAYPEKMFLEKLLSALS
- a CDS encoding sulfur metabolism transcriptional regulator SurR, with protein sequence MEPDIFYILGNKVRRDLLSHLTCTECYFSLLSSRVTVSSTAVAKHLKIMEREGILESYEKEERFIGPTKKYYKISVAKSYVVTLTPDMFWFKGFELGEPKLEDVRVELSKLDKSPEGLNNLLSEFLKANRELEKILKAFISLEAYRNELIKKIKDEYLKKIGDMTQLAILHYILLNGEASVEELSDRLNLKEREVREKIIEMGRFVPIKLINNEKVLIDEDKILKGDWNAEENQGSGE
- a CDS encoding DUF362 domain-containing protein → MPKKIRVLVNEDKCYLCGGCVGVCPTLAIHVSSSWEFIEDKCISCMICIKACPVGALSYEEVSQ
- a CDS encoding NAD(P)/FAD-dependent oxidoreductase; translation: MRYDVVVVGSGVAGPIVARNVAKAGFSVLLVDKKPAIGAPKQCAEGLTINAFKQFDIPYDKRFINREIYGAKIYSPSGYTAELRYKEVSGVILERKVFDKMLAYYAAKAGAEVLARTEVVDVIRREGKIVGVKAKHEGEPMEIEAKVIVAADGVESTIARKAGIDTYAPPHEFDSGYEYEMIIEGFDPDLIHLFFGNEVAPRGYVWVFPKDEDRANVGIGINSDNEKTAKYYLDKWLKENNIPRNKILEVNVGLIPVGGFVKELVKENVLVVGDAARQVNPIHGGGMAEAMKASTIASKWIIKALEEENLELLKNYKEEWWKTEGPRMEKLLRLRRAMEKLTDEDLDVFVQLVSGTDLEKIAGGNYIEVVKALMKHPKVLMSRRRLEILKALL
- a CDS encoding NAD+ synthase, coding for MRILDYDKVIERILEFIREKGNNGVVIGISGGVDSATVAYLATKALGKEKVLGLIMPYFENKDVEDAKLVAEKLGIGYKVINIKPIVDSFVENLELNLDRKGLGNIMSRTRMIMLYAHANSLGRIVLGTSNRSEFLTGYFTKWGDGASDYAPIINLYKTEVWEIAKRIGVPERIVKKKPSAGLWEGQTDEDELGISYNLLDEILWRMIDLKIGKEEIAKDLGIPLSLVERVEELIKKSEHKRRLPIGPSFEDLIVGP
- a CDS encoding tetratricopeptide repeat protein — protein: MEAEEIIGLLKKGDLEKAKDALSKEIDNLSDEELKEILEVAESVAKEKEDIELLKLVVYYYAEFFGIDKLEEFEGIAKEKGYEGLMHLADLYSLLGYPEKALDIYRELLKTDLIKEKEHIGEIYYGIATIHDELQEYDKALEAINEAVKAFKESNNVEKLHQAEVYRAYITFENGDRDKAKEILAGLLPHVTNREIKAQIHLVFKEIFEDEENYEAAIQESLYSLIEGIDTEVFDLAFDGLIDLIWELILEDKFEEIYKSMPMFKVAIPSLKDFFEGVRRIAMYREGKIGREEVSEILMKVKDERLVSILEFLGEAEV
- a CDS encoding molybdenum cofactor biosynthesis protein MoaE, which produces MEDSKIALIKKPADFDIARAISLISSSSTGGIVIFLGKVRDENFGRRVKRLIYEAYEEMALKEMEKIRKEALSKFPIIDALIWHRVGELEIGENTILVIASSKHRREAFEACIWMVDEVKKRVPIWKREITEEGEYWIEGDKAVPAGKI
- a CDS encoding radical SAM protein, which gives rise to MEKTRVIVADEVSFGRAKIVTVSKPPWTSKFHKGKLERIILLIGRGKGKFSEVEGIPRSIGCLGNNRLTLYREKLPISKFKEVIDEFSMLNPNGEVYITNYDDIKDAVELAEYSAKKGLDTYLIALSVDVPNVPKDRKFKLVGEYFYQELDDSIDDVDILLIVANYTQYRKLLDDGLRFSGEVWVDLLYPGSLKFLDFNPIEVRKILNPSSITYSPCMSGLVAISPEGFATPCPLLRKFIVGDVTKESLKTIVKKQRLRKFWKLTKDKIETCKRCSFRYMCHDCRALEYQATGELFGVEFCPLLDAL
- a CDS encoding ATPase domain-containing protein, which translates into the protein MAYQPVRRVKSGIPGFDELIEGGFPEGTTVLLTGGTGTGKTTFAAQFIYKGAEEYGEPGVFVTLEERARDLRREMASFGWDFEKYEKEGKIAIVDGVSSVVGLPSEEKFVLEDRFNVDNFLRYIYRVVKAINAKRLVIDSIPSIALRLEEERKIREVLLKLNTILLEMGVTTILTTEAPDPQHGKLSRYGIEEFIARGVIVLDLQEKNIELKRYVLIRKMRETRHSMKKYPFEIGPNGIVVYPSGEIY
- a CDS encoding RAD55 family ATPase, whose amino-acid sequence is MEEPIEEKIERTVERVPTGIIDELINGGIPRGSVVLVIGDPKAGKSTFLTQFVYNQIKLGVPVIGVLVDISKYEFISNALEFGWEFTPYLDDKIILLDAYTQRLRKAPKFSFEETIVGDLSNTVNLLDAIKDTTLKILSSVKTDGVVGFISSMTPIFFETSKKEIYKFLEDLREFAHRNRQVWVLEMNSGIEEPYVETMVKAIVDGIIELRLVEEGKTLKRYLRIYGMRRTAHRLDWIEYSITSQGIKLIL